The Candidatus Methylomirabilota bacterium nucleotide sequence TCTCCGGCGACACGCGGCCGTGCGAGAACCTCATGCGCTGGAGCCACAACGTCGACCTCCTCGTCCACGAGTGCTGCGAGATGGCGAAGACGTCGTGGTCGCCGGGGTGCGGCTGGCCGACGATCGAGGAGAAGATCCGCGACCTCGCCTCGTACCACACGCAGCCCGATCAGATCGGGCGCGTCGCGCACGAGGCGCGCGCGAAGAAGCTCGTGCTGACCCACCTCATGCCGGGCTCGGACCCCGCCGAGCTCAAGGCGGCGGCCGCGAAGCACTACGCCGGGCCCGTCGTCGTCGGCGAAGACCTGATGGAGGCCTGATGGCCGCGGAGCCCGTGGACCTCGCCGCGGCGCGCCGCTGGGTCGGCGGCGATCGGGCTCTCCTGCTCGAGCTCGTCGGGATCTTCGTCAGCGAGGCCTCCCCGCGGATGGGCGAGCTCCGCGACGCGCTCGCGACGCAGAACGCGAAGGAGCTCGAGCGCGTGGCCCACAGCCTCAAGGGCTCGGCGAGCATCCTCGGGGCGAGCGGCCTCCGCCAGCACTGCGCCGAGCTCGAGCTCGCCGCCGCCGCGAAGCGCTTCGAGGTGGCCCCCGACCTCCTCGTGCGGATCGACGCGGAGCTCGGCCGGGTCGTCGCCTTCTTCCGCGATCCGGCATGGCAGAGCCGCGCGGGTGAGCCGTGAGGGTCCTGATCGTCGACGACGAGCCCGTCCTGCGCCGGCTCCTCGAGACGTCGCTGACGACCTGGGGCTACGAGGTGATCGCCGCCCCGGGCGGGGCCGAGGCCTGGGAGATCCTCAAGGCCGACGATGCCCCCTCGCTCGCGATCCTCGACTGGACGATGCCGGGCGTGGACGGCCTGGAGGTCTGCCGGCGCGTGCGCGCGCTCGAGAAGCCCACGAAGCCCTACCTCATCTTCGTCACCGCGAAGGCGCGGACCGTCGACATCGTCACGGGCCTCAGCGCGGGCGCCGACGACTACATCATCAAGCCTTTCAACCGCGACGAGCTGCGCGCGCGGATCCAGGTCGGCGTGCGGATGCTCGACCTCCAGGCGACCCTGGCCGAGCGCGTGCGCGAGCTGGAGGAGGCGCTCGCGCGCGTCAAGCAGCTGCAGGGCCTCCTCCCGATCTGCTCCTACTGCAAGAAGGTCCGCGACGACCGGAACTACTGGCAGCAGGTCGAGACCTACATCGAGGGCCACTCGGACGCGCAGTTCACCCACGGCATCTGCCCGGAGTGCCGCCAGAAGTACGTCGAGCCGGAGCTCGAGCGCCTGCGCCGGAAGCGGCGCGAGGGCGGGTAAGGCACCGGCGCCTCAGCCGAGGTCGAAGACCAGCACCTCCGCCCGCTCCACGGCCACGAGCGTCAGCGCGGGCTCGCGGCTCAGGGCGGCGCCGTCGCCCGCGCCGAGCGCCTCGCCGTTCAGCGTGACCGCGCCCCGCGCGACCTGCACCCACGCGTGGCGCCCGTCCGCGAGTGCCAGGGCGACGCGCTCGCCAGGCGCCAGGACCGCCGCGTAGACGCTGGCGTCGTGGTGGATCGTCACGGAGCCGTCCCGCCCGTCGCGCGAGGCGATCAACCGGAGCCGGCCCCGCTTTTCCGCCTCGGGGAAGGGCTTCTGCTCGTAGCTCGGATCGAGGCCGCGCGTGCCCGGCAGGATCCAGATTTGCAGGAAGTGGACGGGCTCCGTGCGCGAGGGGTTGAACTCACTGTGCATCACGCCGGTGCCGGCGCTCATGCGCTGGACGTCGCCCGGCCGGATGACGGAGCCCGTCCCCATGCTGTCCTCGTGCTCGAGGGCGCCCGCGAGGACGTACGAGAGGATCTCCATGTCCCGATGGCCGTGGGTGGGAAAGCCCCGGCCGGGCTGGACGCGGTCCTCGTTGATGACGCGCAGCCCGCGGAAGCCCATCTGGGCCGCGTCGTAGTAGTCGGCGAACGAGAACGTGTGGCGCGTGTCGAGCCAGCCGTGGTCCCCGCCGCCGCGATCCCCGGCCTTCCTGACCGTGATCATCCGTCCTCCCGCGTCGATTGGATGCTCGAGCGTGCTGCCACGCTTCTAGCCAGCCTGGCCGCCGGCCGGCCCAGAAACGAGCTGGGACCGCCCACCGTCTCAAGGGCATCAGGGATGTACCTATCGGAAATTCCGGCGCTTACCGGAATCGCGGGCATGGCAAAGTGCTTGCTACAATGAAGCTCGAGATGGGAGACTTGCTGCAGCGCGCGATGGGCTTCTGGCGCCCCCGGCGTCAGCCCCGGCACGCGCTCGCGCTCGCCGGCGGGGGTGTCATCGGCGGGATGTACGAGGTCGGCGCCGTCTCGGCCCTCGAGGAACGGCTCACCGGCGAGGGCGGCTTCCACATCTACATCGGCTGCAGCGCGGGCGCGGTCGTCGCCTCGCTCCTCGCCAACGGCGTGCGCGCCTCGGAGATCTTCCGCGTCGTCGATCAGGACCTCGACGACCCGCTGAACTTCCGCCGGAACGCCGTGTACGCGCCCGACTCGTTCCGCCACGCCGCGGGACGGTTCGGGCGGCTCGTCTGGGCCGTGGGCAAGAACGCGGTGCGGGGCTGGCGCGGCTCGGTCCCCGACATGCTCGCCCACGCCGAGCGCGACCTGCCCGCCGGCTTCTTCTCGCTCGAGGCGCTCGAGCGGTTCATGCGCCGGGCCTTCGAGTCGCGCGGCCTCCGGAACGCCTTCGGCGAGCTCGAGCGCACGCTCCTCATCCCGGCCATCGAGCTCGAGCGCGCCCAGCGCGTGGTTTTCGGCCGGGACGAGCTCCGCGGCGTGCCGATCAGCCAGGCCGTCGCCGCCTCGTCGGCGATCCCCGGCTTCTTCGAGCCCTACGAGATCAACGGCCGCGACTACGTGGACGGCGGCGTCGGCTTCAGCGGTCACGCCGACCTCGCCGCCGAGGAGGGCGCGAGCGTGGTCATCGTCGTCAACCCGCTCGTGCCGAACTACGAGCAGGGCGCGACGCCGCTCCGGAGCCGCGGTCTCTACGCGATCATGGAGCAGGCCGGCCGCATCTACAGCCAGAACCTCCTGCAGCTCGGCCTCGCGGCGCTCCGGGTGAAGTACCCACGGACCGAGTTCTGCCTGATCCAGCCCTCGCAGGCCGACGCGCCGATGTTCGGGCCGTCCATGGGCTTCGAGGCGAGCCGCGCCGCGCTCCGGTTCGGCTACGAGTCCACGCGCGCGTGGCTCGAGGGCGAGGGCGGCATGCTGCTCCGCCGGCTCCAGACCGAGCTCCCGGTCGCCGCGGGCTAGCCGCCCGCCGCGCGCCGCTGCACCGCGCCGAGCCCGTCGTACGCCGCGTACTTGTACGCGTCGCCGAGCGTCGGGTAGTTGAAGACCGCGTTGATGAAGGTGTCGATCGTCCCGCCGGCCAGCAGCACCATGAGCCCGACGTGCACCAGCTCCGAGGCCGACTCGCCGATGACGTGGACGCCGAGGAGCGTCTTGTCGGGGTAGCGGAAGACGAGCTTGACCTGGCCGCTGAGGTCGCCGGTGATCTGGCCGCGCGCGTTCGTCCGGTAGGCGGCGCGCCCGACGCAGTGGTCGATGCCCTTCTCGCGGCACGACTCCTCCGTCTCCCCGACCATCGCGACCTCGGGGATCGTGTACACGGCGAGCGGGAAGATCGGCGCGACGCGCGTCTTGTACTTGAGGTCGAAGGCGTGGCACATCGCGACGCGGGCCTGCTCCATGGACGTCGCGGCGAGAGCCGGGAAGCCGATCACGTCGCCCGCCGCGTAGACGTGCGCGACCGCGGTCTGGTAGTGCTCGTTCACCGGGATGAGGCCGCGGTCGTTCACGTCGACCCCGGCCTTCTCGAGGGCGAGCCCCCGCGTGTTGCCGACGCGCCCCGCGGCGAAGAGGACCGCGTCCACCGCGAGGCGGTCGCCGCTCTTGAGGTCGAGGTTCACGACGTCCGGCCGGGCGTCCACGCGCGTCACCCCGTCGCGGAGCCGCACGTCCACGCCGAGCAGCTCCATCTGCATCCGGAGCCGGTCGGCGGTCTCGGCGTCGAGGAAGGCGAGGAGGCGGTCACGCCCGTCGACGAGCGTGACGTGGATGCCGAGCGCCGCGAAGATGGTCGTGTACTCGCAGCCGATCACGCCGGCGCCGACGACGACGAGCGTCCGCGGCAGGTGCCGCATCTGGAGGATCTCGTCGCTGTCGTAGACGCGCTCGTCCTCGAAGGGAATGTTCTTCGGCTGGGTCGGCGCCGAGCCCGTGGCGATCAGCACGACGTCGCCCTGGATCCGGCGCACGAAGTCGGCGTCCGTCGGCTCGACCGCGATCGTGTGCGGGTCCTCGAAGCGCGCGGCGCCCTGGATCAGGTCGATCCGGTGGCGCTCGATGTTCTGCCGGACGACCTCGCGCAGCGCCTTCACGACCTCCTGCTCGCGGTACATGAAGTCACGCACCGTCAGGTCCTGCTTGATCGTGTAGTCCACGCCGTAGAGGCCGCGCTGGCCGAGGCCCGAGAAGTAGAGCGCGCTCTCGCGGAGGGTCTTGGAGGGGACGGTGCCCGTGTTGATGCCGGCGCCGCCGACCTGGAACGTCTTCTCGACGATCGCGACGCGCTTGCCGAAGTACGCCGCCTGCGCGGCGCCCTTCTCGCCCGCCGGTCCGGACCCGATGACGACGAGGTCGTAGCGTTCCATCTATCGGCGGCCCCCCGCGAGCTTCGCCGATTCCGGCAGTGTGCGCAACCGCGCCATCGCCGCGACGCCGAGCGCGGGCCCGACGGCCAGCGCCGCGAACGCCCAGGGCCAGCCGGCCCAGCGCACGAGCGGCGGGACCAGCCAGATCGAGACCATCGTGAGCGCGAACCCGGCGCACGTCTGCGTCGTGAGCGCGGTGCCGACGTAGGCCGCGGGCGACAGCTCGGTGATCGCCGTCGA carries:
- a CDS encoding response regulator transcription factor; the encoded protein is MRVLIVDDEPVLRRLLETSLTTWGYEVIAAPGGAEAWEILKADDAPSLAILDWTMPGVDGLEVCRRVRALEKPTKPYLIFVTAKARTVDIVTGLSAGADDYIIKPFNRDELRARIQVGVRMLDLQATLAERVRELEEALARVKQLQGLLPICSYCKKVRDDRNYWQQVETYIEGHSDAQFTHGICPECRQKYVEPELERLRRKRREGG
- a CDS encoding pirin family protein, with amino-acid sequence MITVRKAGDRGGGDHGWLDTRHTFSFADYYDAAQMGFRGLRVINEDRVQPGRGFPTHGHRDMEILSYVLAGALEHEDSMGTGSVIRPGDVQRMSAGTGVMHSEFNPSRTEPVHFLQIWILPGTRGLDPSYEQKPFPEAEKRGRLRLIASRDGRDGSVTIHHDASVYAAVLAPGERVALALADGRHAWVQVARGAVTLNGEALGAGDGAALSREPALTLVAVERAEVLVFDLG
- a CDS encoding patatin-like phospholipase family protein, with protein sequence MKLEMGDLLQRAMGFWRPRRQPRHALALAGGGVIGGMYEVGAVSALEERLTGEGGFHIYIGCSAGAVVASLLANGVRASEIFRVVDQDLDDPLNFRRNAVYAPDSFRHAAGRFGRLVWAVGKNAVRGWRGSVPDMLAHAERDLPAGFFSLEALERFMRRAFESRGLRNAFGELERTLLIPAIELERAQRVVFGRDELRGVPISQAVAASSAIPGFFEPYEINGRDYVDGGVGFSGHADLAAEEGASVVIVVNPLVPNYEQGATPLRSRGLYAIMEQAGRIYSQNLLQLGLAALRVKYPRTEFCLIQPSQADAPMFGPSMGFEASRAALRFGYESTRAWLEGEGGMLLRRLQTELPVAAG
- a CDS encoding Hpt domain-containing protein; protein product: MAAEPVDLAAARRWVGGDRALLLELVGIFVSEASPRMGELRDALATQNAKELERVAHSLKGSASILGASGLRQHCAELELAAAAKRFEVAPDLLVRIDAELGRVVAFFRDPAWQSRAGEP
- the sthA gene encoding Si-specific NAD(P)(+) transhydrogenase, with product MERYDLVVIGSGPAGEKGAAQAAYFGKRVAIVEKTFQVGGAGINTGTVPSKTLRESALYFSGLGQRGLYGVDYTIKQDLTVRDFMYREQEVVKALREVVRQNIERHRIDLIQGAARFEDPHTIAVEPTDADFVRRIQGDVVLIATGSAPTQPKNIPFEDERVYDSDEILQMRHLPRTLVVVGAGVIGCEYTTIFAALGIHVTLVDGRDRLLAFLDAETADRLRMQMELLGVDVRLRDGVTRVDARPDVVNLDLKSGDRLAVDAVLFAAGRVGNTRGLALEKAGVDVNDRGLIPVNEHYQTAVAHVYAAGDVIGFPALAATSMEQARVAMCHAFDLKYKTRVAPIFPLAVYTIPEVAMVGETEESCREKGIDHCVGRAAYRTNARGQITGDLSGQVKLVFRYPDKTLLGVHVIGESASELVHVGLMVLLAGGTIDTFINAVFNYPTLGDAYKYAAYDGLGAVQRRAAGG